One genomic region from Alteromonas pelagimontana encodes:
- a CDS encoding flagellin N-terminal helical domain-containing protein — MSLFVNTNVSSLNAQRQLFDVSNKLSTSFERLSSGFRINSAADDAAGLQISDKMTSQIQGLNQAVRNANDAISVSQTAEGALDETTTSLQRIRQLAIQSQSGINSTADREALQKEVTALVGEMSRISSETEFNGVKLLDGNYNADFQVGANANQTISVGLTAAGGYGASALGVGSVDITSSAGAAAALTAIDSAISSIGGTRADLGALQNRFQSTIRNLSNVSENLSAARSRIKDTDFATETAELTRNQIVQQASLSVLSQANQRPQSALSLLG; from the coding sequence ATGTCTTTATTTGTAAATACCAATGTGTCGTCATTAAATGCACAACGTCAATTATTTGATGTTAGTAATAAACTCAGTACTTCATTTGAACGGTTATCATCTGGATTTCGCATAAATAGTGCTGCCGATGACGCTGCTGGTCTACAGATTAGCGATAAAATGACGTCGCAAATTCAAGGCCTGAACCAAGCAGTGAGAAACGCAAACGACGCGATTTCTGTATCACAAACTGCTGAAGGTGCACTGGATGAAACAACTACATCGTTGCAGCGCATACGTCAGTTAGCCATTCAGTCACAAAGCGGCATCAACTCAACTGCTGACCGTGAAGCACTGCAAAAAGAAGTGACGGCATTGGTCGGAGAGATGTCTCGCATTTCATCTGAGACCGAATTTAACGGTGTTAAGCTGCTTGATGGAAATTACAACGCTGACTTCCAGGTCGGTGCTAACGCTAACCAAACCATTAGCGTTGGCTTAACAGCTGCCGGTGGCTACGGGGCATCAGCATTGGGTGTGGGAAGCGTCGACATTACTAGTTCAGCAGGTGCCGCTGCTGCTCTAACTGCGATAGATTCTGCAATTTCATCAATTGGTGGAACGCGTGCAGATTTGGGTGCGCTACAGAACCGCTTCCAGTCTACCATCCGCAATTTAAGTAATGTTTCAGAGAATCTTTCTGCAGCTCGTTCACGAATTAAGGATACTGATTTTGCGACTGAAACAGCAGAACTTACCAGAAATCAGATCGTCCAACAGGCATCTCTTTCTGTATTAAGTCAGGCGAACCAGCGGCCACAATCAGCGCTGTCACTGTTAGGTTAA
- a CDS encoding flagellar protein FlaG has translation MEIAKAQVGHTFAHDMVRSSVPQVEKTLISSAGNADQKVDVSKDTLSQKNVQVNSVIADKEASEGKQLDVETAAQAVEAFLQVQSRNLSFTIDKETQRSVVTVRDSESGNIIRQIPSEEVLKLAERIKELQEDVGSSVGVLLNNRV, from the coding sequence ATGGAAATTGCAAAAGCACAAGTTGGTCATACGTTTGCTCATGATATGGTGCGAAGCTCCGTACCGCAGGTTGAGAAAACGCTAATTAGTTCGGCAGGAAATGCTGACCAGAAAGTTGACGTCAGCAAAGACACGTTGTCTCAAAAAAATGTTCAAGTAAATAGTGTAATAGCCGATAAAGAAGCCAGTGAGGGTAAACAACTCGATGTTGAAACTGCCGCACAAGCGGTTGAAGCATTTTTACAGGTTCAGTCGCGTAATCTGTCGTTTACCATAGATAAAGAAACGCAACGTTCTGTGGTTACCGTAAGGGATTCTGAGTCGGGCAATATAATCCGACAAATTCCCTCTGAAGAAGTGCTAAAATTAGCAGAACGCATTAAGGAACTTCAGGAAGACGTAGGCAGTAGCGTGGGCGTACTTTTAAATAATCGGGTTTAG
- the fliD gene encoding flagellar filament capping protein FliD has product MSIQSLGVGSGLALDDLVKQLLEAERKPKEDRLTQREEKLESEISGLGQIKSKLSEFKDVVKELKSDKDINGRKPTITHPSEDIEIFTAEASSSAVEGNYKIAVSELASGSRIETASAADGGFAATTDSVLSAGSGSLTFKIGNTDDSFTVNVTAGMTLAELREAINKNADNFGVSANIIDTGTASGGAKLVFTSEVTGAGNDLSIINDNDLPELNRLATTDSAESAAYLSPVKAATNAKATIDGIAVESATNKFENTIQNVSFEAKEVSPFAADGVTIQASTLKIGYDSEATEEKIRSFVEKYNSMIDEVKKLTRYGESELEDDGALAGDSLIRGIQTGLASIIGGRVNGSELGGLFSLGIEMDADGKLEIGTSDFGLGSGEERLTDALEDNFDEVAKLFADEKEGMAVKLYDYLEQYTSSRGLLSVRERAAKDDQTQLYDDREKLEMRMASYEQILRDKYLNLDQTVSRLNQTSSALLASLG; this is encoded by the coding sequence ATGTCAATTCAGTCGTTAGGTGTTGGTTCCGGGCTCGCGCTTGATGATTTGGTCAAGCAATTGCTGGAAGCTGAGAGAAAGCCAAAAGAAGATCGTCTGACCCAGCGTGAAGAAAAGCTTGAGTCGGAGATTTCTGGTCTTGGACAGATTAAGTCTAAGCTTTCCGAATTTAAAGATGTCGTCAAGGAATTAAAAAGCGACAAAGACATTAATGGTCGCAAACCCACAATTACGCACCCCTCTGAAGATATCGAAATTTTTACTGCGGAGGCCTCTTCTTCAGCGGTGGAAGGTAACTATAAAATTGCCGTTTCTGAACTGGCTTCCGGTAGTCGGATAGAGACTGCCAGTGCTGCTGATGGAGGATTTGCCGCCACAACTGATTCTGTACTAAGTGCGGGAAGTGGATCGCTGACCTTTAAAATTGGCAATACGGACGACAGTTTTACGGTAAACGTTACTGCCGGAATGACATTAGCCGAACTTCGCGAAGCGATTAATAAAAATGCAGATAACTTCGGCGTTAGCGCCAATATTATTGATACCGGCACGGCATCTGGCGGCGCTAAGCTTGTTTTTACATCTGAGGTAACAGGCGCTGGTAACGATCTGAGCATTATCAACGATAATGATTTGCCTGAGTTGAACCGCCTTGCGACGACAGATTCAGCGGAGTCTGCTGCTTACCTTTCTCCGGTTAAGGCGGCTACCAATGCTAAGGCTACAATTGATGGTATTGCGGTGGAAAGCGCAACCAATAAATTTGAAAACACCATACAAAATGTATCGTTTGAGGCTAAAGAAGTATCACCGTTTGCCGCGGACGGTGTCACGATTCAGGCATCCACTCTGAAGATTGGCTATGACAGTGAAGCGACGGAAGAAAAAATTCGGAGCTTTGTAGAAAAATACAACAGTATGATTGATGAAGTTAAGAAGCTGACCAGATACGGTGAATCCGAATTAGAGGATGATGGTGCATTGGCAGGAGATTCGCTTATTCGAGGCATTCAGACAGGTCTGGCGTCTATTATAGGAGGCCGCGTCAACGGCTCTGAATTAGGCGGGCTCTTCTCCTTAGGCATCGAGATGGACGCTGACGGTAAGCTGGAAATCGGTACTTCCGATTTTGGATTGGGATCAGGTGAAGAAAGGCTTACTGACGCTCTGGAAGACAATTTTGATGAAGTAGCCAAGTTATTTGCTGATGAAAAAGAAGGAATGGCTGTAAAGCTGTACGATTATCTGGAGCAATATACCTCGTCTCGTGGATTACTTTCAGTGCGCGAACGTGCGGCAAAAGACGATCAGACTCAGTTATATGATGATCGTGAAAAGCTGGAAATGCGCATGGCCAGCTATGAACAAATATTACGTGATAAATATTTAAATTTAGACCAAACCGTATCCAGGCTGAACCAAACCAGTTCTGCGCTGTTGGCTTCGTTAGGTTAA
- the fliS gene encoding flagellar export chaperone FliS, whose amino-acid sequence MSLKGINAYRKGNLKQEIANADPHRLTLMLMQGALDRIAYAKGAMERKEIAAKGEFLSKATAILINLRDTLDLNVGGEVAQNMYALYDYMVERLTDAHVKNDLQILDEVTNLLSPIRDAWLQIPEAAKQEALEAQRQKRQAV is encoded by the coding sequence ATGTCGCTTAAAGGTATAAACGCATACCGTAAAGGTAATCTGAAACAAGAAATTGCGAACGCTGATCCGCACCGCCTTACTTTAATGTTAATGCAAGGTGCACTGGATCGAATTGCCTACGCAAAAGGTGCAATGGAGCGGAAGGAAATCGCTGCAAAGGGTGAATTCTTATCTAAAGCTACTGCCATCTTGATTAATTTGCGCGATACACTGGACCTGAACGTGGGTGGCGAAGTTGCGCAAAATATGTATGCGCTGTATGACTATATGGTAGAACGCCTTACCGATGCACACGTTAAAAATGACTTGCAGATCCTCGACGAAGTGACTAATTTGTTATCTCCAATACGAGATGCGTGGTTACAGATTCCTGAAGCTGCCAAACAGGAAGCTTTAGAAGCCCAGCGTCAAAAACGACAAGCTGTGTGA
- a CDS encoding motility associated factor glycosyltransferase family protein: MLKNIHLHVDSDEFRQHALEQQAAKEIDQRQRENLNAIQRYMPNIRNYLLADKSSSVSVLCNKHGELNIVDYQSGRVLYGEHPYEEAQEQVRYFAEYPLRVELSPLSNGEEPALRPFLDGLQSTAAETYRKSQPLPDKINVMVVLGFGLGFHVEQLIQSFQINHLIVYEPNIAYIRCSISAMQWKQTLELAKKKNTGLYLQIGKDGSELAAHIEELAANVPISDFYLFQHYPQEVFNEVSEKLATENWEMFKRWDPGSRKTLPNENYLSAWQSPTDHTQWSAEHLNLEQFTANLEALKKYFPAIHQQFKDYQPAHWTPLANTSGEVNVFHKETLMPLYGSSPIEDCLKSFEDFAEQPNKDSLILSYAGKKLNPYLHYQFVEKIQPVLEEIEEYKGELLATIKSMIIFGMGAGYQLPYIFEKYKVEKLFICEPNKDYFYASLFAIDWAKVLQIVDETDARIYLDIGDDGSNLVGDLLSQFHAVGPYILASTYFYQGYYNVALIRAIAELREQLQVIIAMGDYFDHSRYCITHTTWALENKIPFLVRNASDFLSAEMKDTPVFIVGNGPSLDSLLPLIKEHEEQVIVVSCGTALQSLHRHGITPDFHAEIEINRSTFDWAARVGDFSYLKNISLISCNGVHPDACNLYRDTFLAFKEGESASISIARIFPEHKWAMLGKSYPTVTNFAADFITTIGFRQIYLCGVDMGFVNTGHHHSKSSGYYKDDGEQLYDYSEDNDVSILVEGNLRDKVYTKFEFKIAKRMMEQAIEGRCEVYNPNDGAKIAGAQPLYPEDVFVVNNPQIKRNCLRLLKTHCFKYFDKESINHVKNTYQHSALSKELDELNELVAAEVTSTDEAAALIEKQRDLLLDSFRYNKSLIFYYFNGTVNYINSAFMRALSVKNDESRVAIFNQLHNKWRATLAEMTVSLNYDIDSFDFISSFASERRKFFYPRYLEKLGYKYEILPEEKMFLLPFSGPGRIPLPALNADLFRFIFVSKSNINTLNLEQDNQVFIFKCFDLLRESYDMFSTKRVLFLPGNFMDENCPFSNNDLHRVNIAILASTFNFAEFIIIPKIMIDPKLQCVEDFFDLSWISSFYIYDGFEFILLKKTRLITSEKMIGTGDRLSFMTEVTALDLIFREITMEEQRANKEALLKRCPELGKR, from the coding sequence ATGCTAAAAAACATTCACCTGCATGTAGATTCTGATGAATTTCGGCAGCATGCACTTGAACAGCAAGCTGCTAAGGAAATCGATCAACGGCAGCGTGAAAACCTTAACGCGATTCAGCGCTATATGCCAAACATCCGGAACTATTTACTTGCTGATAAAAGCAGTAGTGTGTCGGTGTTGTGTAATAAGCATGGCGAGCTTAATATCGTTGATTATCAGTCGGGGAGAGTTTTATACGGTGAACATCCGTATGAAGAAGCGCAAGAGCAGGTGAGATACTTCGCTGAATATCCTTTGCGAGTGGAGCTTAGTCCTCTTTCCAATGGTGAGGAGCCGGCACTGCGACCTTTTCTTGATGGCCTTCAAAGCACAGCAGCGGAAACATACCGGAAAAGCCAGCCTTTACCTGACAAAATTAACGTAATGGTTGTACTAGGGTTCGGCTTGGGTTTCCACGTGGAGCAGTTAATACAGAGTTTTCAGATTAATCACCTGATCGTCTACGAACCCAATATAGCCTATATCCGCTGTTCTATAAGCGCAATGCAATGGAAGCAAACGTTAGAGCTGGCGAAAAAGAAAAATACCGGCCTTTATCTGCAAATCGGTAAAGACGGCAGTGAATTGGCGGCACACATTGAAGAGCTTGCGGCTAACGTACCTATATCAGATTTTTATCTGTTCCAGCATTATCCTCAAGAGGTTTTTAATGAGGTAAGTGAAAAGCTGGCAACTGAGAACTGGGAGATGTTTAAGCGCTGGGATCCCGGTTCAAGAAAAACACTCCCAAATGAAAACTATTTAAGTGCATGGCAATCTCCAACAGACCACACACAATGGTCGGCAGAACATCTCAACCTAGAGCAATTTACAGCCAACTTAGAAGCTTTAAAAAAATATTTTCCCGCTATACACCAACAATTCAAGGATTATCAACCGGCCCATTGGACGCCTCTGGCAAATACTTCAGGTGAAGTAAACGTTTTTCATAAAGAAACGCTAATGCCACTATATGGATCAAGTCCCATTGAAGACTGTTTGAAAAGCTTTGAAGACTTTGCCGAACAACCTAACAAAGATAGCTTAATTCTAAGCTACGCAGGGAAAAAGCTTAACCCTTACCTTCATTATCAGTTTGTGGAAAAGATTCAACCAGTGCTCGAGGAAATTGAGGAATATAAAGGGGAGTTGTTAGCAACAATTAAGTCTATGATTATTTTTGGTATGGGCGCCGGTTATCAATTACCTTATATATTCGAAAAATATAAAGTTGAAAAATTATTTATTTGTGAACCGAACAAAGATTATTTCTACGCATCTCTGTTTGCAATCGATTGGGCAAAAGTTCTCCAGATAGTTGACGAAACAGATGCACGCATTTATCTGGATATAGGGGACGATGGAAGTAACCTCGTGGGCGACTTGCTGTCGCAGTTTCACGCAGTTGGCCCATATATCCTTGCCAGTACATACTTCTATCAAGGCTATTATAACGTAGCGCTAATTCGTGCCATTGCAGAACTGCGCGAGCAACTTCAGGTAATAATCGCCATGGGAGATTACTTCGACCATTCGCGATACTGTATCACTCACACCACTTGGGCGCTGGAGAATAAGATTCCGTTTTTGGTTAGAAACGCGTCTGATTTTTTGTCGGCCGAAATGAAAGATACACCAGTATTTATTGTGGGCAACGGTCCTTCTTTAGACAGTTTACTGCCATTAATTAAAGAACACGAAGAACAGGTGATCGTTGTATCCTGCGGTACAGCACTGCAGAGCCTCCACCGACACGGGATTACCCCGGATTTTCATGCTGAAATTGAGATTAACCGATCCACTTTCGATTGGGCGGCTCGAGTGGGCGATTTTAGCTATCTAAAAAATATCAGTTTAATCAGCTGCAATGGAGTACATCCAGATGCTTGTAACTTATACCGCGATACGTTTCTTGCGTTTAAAGAAGGAGAATCGGCTAGTATTAGTATTGCCAGAATATTTCCTGAGCATAAGTGGGCAATGTTAGGTAAATCTTACCCCACGGTTACAAATTTTGCCGCTGATTTTATCACCACCATTGGTTTTAGACAGATCTATTTGTGTGGGGTGGATATGGGATTTGTTAATACCGGTCACCACCATTCAAAATCTTCAGGATACTATAAGGACGATGGTGAGCAGCTTTACGATTATTCCGAGGACAACGACGTTTCAATTTTGGTGGAAGGGAATCTTCGCGATAAAGTTTATACAAAATTTGAGTTCAAGATTGCCAAACGCATGATGGAGCAAGCCATAGAAGGAAGGTGCGAAGTCTATAATCCAAACGACGGGGCTAAAATCGCTGGAGCACAGCCGCTGTATCCCGAAGATGTGTTTGTGGTCAATAATCCTCAAATTAAGCGCAATTGTCTTCGATTGTTAAAGACGCATTGCTTTAAATATTTTGATAAAGAAAGTATAAATCATGTCAAAAACACATACCAGCACAGCGCTCTGTCTAAAGAACTTGATGAGCTTAACGAATTAGTTGCCGCTGAGGTGACCTCAACTGATGAAGCAGCAGCGTTAATTGAAAAGCAGCGCGATTTGCTCTTGGACTCTTTTAGGTATAACAAAAGCTTAATATTTTACTATTTTAATGGGACCGTGAATTACATTAATAGCGCGTTTATGCGAGCTTTATCAGTAAAAAATGATGAATCTCGTGTAGCAATATTTAATCAACTCCATAATAAATGGCGTGCTACATTAGCAGAAATGACGGTTTCGCTTAACTATGATATAGACAGTTTTGATTTTATCTCTAGCTTTGCTTCCGAACGTCGAAAATTTTTTTATCCTCGTTACCTTGAAAAATTAGGCTATAAGTACGAAATATTGCCTGAGGAAAAGATGTTTCTTTTACCTTTTTCTGGTCCCGGGAGAATTCCGCTTCCTGCGCTAAATGCAGATTTATTTAGATTTATTTTTGTTTCGAAAAGTAATATTAATACTTTAAATTTGGAACAAGATAATCAAGTATTTATATTTAAATGTTTTGACTTGCTGAGAGAGAGCTATGATATGTTCTCCACTAAACGAGTGTTGTTTCTACCGGGAAATTTTATGGACGAAAATTGCCCTTTCTCTAATAATGACTTGCATCGGGTGAACATTGCTATCCTGGCCTCTACCTTTAACTTTGCAGAATTTATTATAATACCGAAAATTATGATTGATCCGAAGCTGCAATGTGTTGAGGATTTTTTTGACCTCAGTTGGATATCGTCGTTCTATATATATGATGGTTTTGAATTCATTCTGTTGAAAAAAACTAGGCTTATAACGAGTGAGAAAATGATCGGGACGGGAGATAGACTATCTTTTATGACAGAAGTTACCGCTTTAGACTTGATATTTCGGGAAATTACTATGGAAGAGCAGAGAGCCAATAAAGAAGCTCTATTGAAACGCTGTCCTGAATTAGGTAAAAGATGA